One genomic window of Thalassolituus hydrocarboniclasticus includes the following:
- the trxB gene encoding thioredoxin-disulfide reductase, translating into MSAARHVKLLILGSGPAGYTAAVYAARANLNPVIITGMQMGGQLTTTTEVDNWPGDAMGVQGPELMERMKAHAERFETEIVFDQISEVDVQQRPFRLKGDSGEYTCDALIIATGASAKYLGLESEEAFKGKGVSACATCDGFFYRKKRVAVIGGGNTAVEEALYLSNIASEVVVIHRREGFRSEKILADKLMEKAANGNVTIHWNSELDEVLGDDMGVTGMRIKNRETGETQNIELEGIFVAIGHSPNTGIFAGQLEMKDGYLVVQSGSNGNATQTSVEGVFAAGDVSDHIYRQAITSAGTGCMAALDAERYLDNLK; encoded by the coding sequence ATGAGCGCAGCACGCCACGTTAAGTTATTGATTCTGGGTTCCGGTCCTGCCGGTTACACCGCTGCGGTTTATGCCGCGCGCGCCAACCTGAATCCGGTGATCATCACCGGCATGCAGATGGGTGGCCAGCTGACCACCACCACTGAAGTGGACAACTGGCCGGGTGACGCCATGGGCGTTCAGGGGCCGGAGCTGATGGAGCGTATGAAAGCCCATGCCGAGCGCTTTGAAACTGAAATTGTGTTCGACCAGATCAGCGAAGTGGATGTGCAGCAGCGTCCTTTCCGCCTGAAAGGTGACAGCGGTGAATACACCTGTGACGCGCTGATTATTGCCACTGGCGCCAGCGCCAAGTATCTGGGTCTGGAAAGTGAAGAAGCTTTCAAAGGTAAAGGTGTTTCTGCCTGTGCGACCTGTGATGGTTTCTTCTACCGCAAAAAACGCGTTGCCGTGATCGGTGGTGGTAACACCGCTGTGGAAGAAGCGCTGTATCTGTCGAACATCGCTTCTGAGGTGGTGGTGATTCACCGTCGTGAAGGTTTCCGCTCAGAGAAAATCCTGGCCGATAAACTGATGGAAAAAGCGGCTAACGGTAACGTGACGATTCACTGGAACAGTGAGCTGGACGAAGTGCTGGGTGACGACATGGGCGTCACCGGTATGCGTATCAAAAACCGTGAAACCGGTGAGACTCAGAATATTGAGCTGGAAGGTATCTTCGTAGCCATCGGTCACTCACCGAATACCGGTATTTTCGCAGGCCAGCTGGAAATGAAAGACGGCTACCTAGTGGTACAGAGCGGTTCTAACGGCAATGCAACCCAAACCAGTGTTGAAGGTGTGTTTGCGGCCGGTGATGTGTCTGACCACATCTACCGTCAGGCGATTACTTCCGCTGGTACCGGCTGTATGGCGGCGCTGGATGCGGAGCGTTACCTGGATAACCTGAAGTAA
- a CDS encoding putative solute-binding protein: MLRALLLMALGTSQLAFGALEKRTFCVYDPLGANGSIYGMTKDYSTIALEWGVDFHLRAYTDEKIAVDDFKAEQCDAVLMTGARARPFNKFTATVEAIGGVPSDDVMRNLVNTIASPKAAKFMTEGRYEVAGILPAGPIYLFLRDRTVDSVEELSGKRIATIEYDEPSMKLVNHVGASVVPSNSANFSGKFNNGSVDAAYAPAVAYKPLEMYKGLGNKGGILRFNLAYLDFQLILHKDRFPADFGQKSRVKIASVFDRMREYIDKDTAEIDDKYWVDLSKDDHDKYNQMLRNVRISLRDEGVYDGNMLRLMRKLRCAETPAAAECVEKLE; the protein is encoded by the coding sequence ATGTTACGGGCATTACTGCTGATGGCTCTGGGTACCAGTCAACTGGCCTTCGGAGCACTGGAAAAGCGTACATTCTGTGTATACGACCCGCTGGGCGCTAACGGCTCTATCTATGGCATGACCAAAGATTACAGCACCATCGCACTGGAGTGGGGCGTGGACTTCCACCTGCGCGCCTACACCGATGAGAAAATCGCGGTTGATGATTTTAAGGCCGAGCAGTGTGACGCGGTGCTGATGACCGGCGCACGAGCGCGTCCGTTCAACAAGTTTACCGCCACGGTTGAAGCCATTGGCGGTGTGCCGAGTGATGACGTGATGCGCAATCTGGTGAACACCATTGCCTCACCGAAAGCGGCGAAGTTTATGACTGAAGGCCGCTATGAAGTGGCGGGTATTCTGCCGGCCGGGCCTATTTACCTGTTCCTGCGCGACCGCACCGTCGATTCGGTTGAAGAACTGTCGGGTAAGCGCATTGCCACCATTGAATATGATGAGCCATCGATGAAGCTGGTCAATCATGTCGGTGCTTCGGTGGTACCGTCCAACTCGGCTAATTTCTCCGGCAAGTTCAATAACGGCAGCGTCGATGCCGCTTACGCGCCGGCGGTGGCTTACAAGCCGCTGGAAATGTACAAGGGGCTGGGCAATAAGGGCGGTATTCTGCGCTTTAATCTGGCCTATCTGGACTTCCAGCTGATTCTGCATAAAGACCGTTTTCCTGCCGACTTTGGCCAGAAATCCCGTGTGAAAATCGCCAGCGTATTCGACCGTATGCGCGAATATATCGATAAGGACACCGCCGAAATCGATGATAAATACTGGGTTGATCTGAGCAAGGATGATCACGACAAGTACAACCAGATGCTGCGCAATGTACGCATCTCCCTGCGTGACGAAGGCGTTTACGACGGCAATATGCTGCGCCTGATGCGCAAACTGCGCTGTGCCGAAACACCGGCCGCCGCAGAGTGTGTCGAAAAACTCGAATAA
- a CDS encoding M48 family metallopeptidase translates to MSVPPLHNHEPNHEPRQSAPLPKGNPKLPEQINNRNEHPLKDFLLLAGALLALMFILTLLLGWSAQWLGPKIPYSWESRWFSSAPEAVSGALQPSTQDTHAADTARQQALQQLLDNLLSQQSAPLKVRLHWLAHEDPPNAFATLGGHIFVTRGLLTQVTSENALAMVLAHEYAHVEQRHPITLALEQLALSLLGSVIGSEGAASMIGQHTSLLTLLSFSRDMERSADQRALEILQSHYGHSAGADEFFRNMLNQHDESRWALMFQTHPLTSERLQQISQAGSATVPVTTSQLTPLPALLQLNDGADSKEAQIPQP, encoded by the coding sequence ATGAGCGTGCCTCCCTTACACAACCATGAGCCAAACCATGAGCCCAGGCAGAGCGCGCCTCTGCCAAAGGGCAACCCCAAACTGCCCGAGCAGATCAACAACCGTAACGAACATCCGCTCAAAGACTTTCTGCTACTGGCCGGCGCACTGCTGGCTTTGATGTTTATCCTGACCCTGCTGCTGGGCTGGAGTGCGCAGTGGCTGGGGCCGAAAATTCCTTATTCCTGGGAAAGCCGCTGGTTTTCCTCCGCACCAGAAGCCGTATCCGGCGCACTGCAGCCCAGCACTCAGGACACGCACGCTGCAGATACAGCGCGCCAGCAGGCACTGCAGCAATTACTGGACAACCTGCTCAGCCAGCAAAGCGCGCCATTAAAGGTGCGGCTGCACTGGTTAGCGCACGAAGATCCCCCCAACGCCTTTGCCACGCTCGGCGGCCATATTTTTGTGACCCGCGGCCTGTTAACTCAGGTCACGTCAGAAAATGCGCTGGCGATGGTGCTGGCCCATGAATATGCCCACGTAGAGCAACGTCACCCGATAACCCTGGCACTGGAACAACTGGCGCTATCACTGCTGGGCAGCGTGATAGGCAGTGAAGGGGCTGCCAGTATGATCGGCCAGCACACCAGCCTGCTGACGCTGTTAAGTTTCAGCCGGGATATGGAGCGCAGCGCCGATCAGCGTGCGCTTGAAATACTGCAAAGCCATTATGGCCACAGTGCCGGAGCTGATGAGTTTTTCCGCAACATGCTGAACCAGCACGATGAAAGCCGCTGGGCGCTGATGTTCCAGACCCACCCATTAACCAGCGAACGCCTGCAACAGATCAGTCAGGCCGGTTCAGCCACCGTGCCTGTAACTACCAGCCAGCTGACGCCACTACCCGCATTGCTGCAACTGAATGACGGTGCAGACAGTAAAGAAGCTCAGATTCCGCAGCCATAA
- a CDS encoding TRAP transporter large permease subunit has translation MEQTVRVGNRTAYEWLAALPAFLVLVFVVILNSSHALHAQLLQLGEGVWDGYFQLRTDPVQPSCNPTMDIDAQLARLVAEANAQQDDEWDLFEEEPADPEVMRQSLLAAQEQCQQKHALYESTVDRVTPAVRVFRAIELSVAEFGEFGLSAQRIMLAVLVLICGLTALFRRHHIALRPMETVMDYRVASGAQLLASAILFYSVYSFREVAFSAGVEVTTQHSILHHLWIIGFAFILLLSLYQFLFVPKDAKPGGSFLKAQLAVPLYATMCIISGAYFISAGHSAGIGIYLNQMMELSQLFLNVGLYVWIGMLLKRTELAQVVFNLFRPFKLPPELLAVAVVAVAAIPTAYTGASGIFVIAVGGLIYNELRRAGARRQLSLAATAMSGSLGVVLRPCLLVVIIAALNNEVTTDQLFGWGVKVFFLTTLLFALMALATRQGPMRLETPDNVFPEFLQALKPLIPYVFIIGITLAIYAVALNAYLDEFSAPFILPVLLLVILVYERLGQEKAALKRENLNIDYVENRLEQSWSDLRRGNDSIEKTIREATTETTGHIGALLMLMGLSVSIGGVVERAELMSMVPTTFDSIWLAMALLVAILVVIGMVMDPYGAVILVSATIATIAYDSGIDPVHFWMVTLVAFELGYLSPPVALNHLLTRQVVGEEEVRLAKEESAGMSFWYRHERILLPLVTMAIALAIVAFVPLAIGYD, from the coding sequence ATGGAGCAGACAGTACGTGTAGGCAACCGCACGGCGTACGAATGGCTCGCCGCTCTACCTGCATTTCTGGTGCTGGTATTTGTTGTCATCCTTAACAGCAGTCATGCGTTGCACGCTCAGTTGCTGCAACTGGGTGAAGGTGTCTGGGATGGCTATTTCCAGTTGCGTACCGACCCGGTACAGCCTTCCTGTAACCCGACCATGGATATTGATGCGCAGTTAGCGCGTCTGGTGGCAGAAGCCAATGCTCAGCAGGATGATGAGTGGGATTTATTTGAAGAAGAGCCGGCCGATCCTGAGGTTATGCGTCAGTCGTTGCTGGCCGCGCAGGAACAATGTCAGCAAAAACACGCTCTGTATGAAAGCACCGTTGACCGGGTAACACCGGCCGTCCGTGTATTCCGTGCGATTGAATTAAGCGTGGCTGAATTCGGCGAATTCGGTTTAAGTGCCCAGCGTATTATGCTGGCGGTGCTGGTGCTTATCTGCGGCCTGACCGCGTTATTCCGCCGTCACCATATTGCACTGCGCCCGATGGAAACCGTGATGGATTACCGCGTCGCGTCCGGTGCGCAGCTGCTGGCCAGTGCCATTCTGTTTTATTCGGTCTACAGCTTCCGTGAAGTCGCGTTCTCTGCCGGTGTGGAAGTCACCACCCAGCACAGTATTCTGCATCATCTGTGGATTATCGGTTTTGCCTTTATTCTGCTGCTGAGCCTGTATCAGTTCCTGTTTGTCCCGAAAGATGCCAAGCCTGGCGGCAGCTTCCTGAAAGCACAGCTGGCTGTGCCGCTGTACGCCACCATGTGCATTATTTCCGGGGCGTACTTTATTTCCGCCGGGCACAGTGCCGGTATCGGTATTTACCTGAACCAGATGATGGAACTGTCGCAACTGTTCCTGAATGTGGGCCTGTATGTGTGGATCGGTATGCTGCTGAAGCGTACTGAGCTTGCGCAGGTGGTGTTCAATCTGTTCCGTCCGTTCAAATTACCACCGGAATTACTGGCCGTGGCGGTGGTTGCTGTGGCAGCTATTCCGACCGCTTATACCGGTGCCTCGGGTATTTTCGTCATCGCCGTGGGCGGTCTGATTTATAACGAGCTGCGCCGTGCCGGCGCGCGCCGTCAGCTGTCTCTGGCAGCCACGGCGATGTCAGGCTCGCTGGGTGTGGTACTGCGTCCTTGTCTGCTGGTGGTGATTATCGCCGCTCTGAACAATGAGGTAACCACCGATCAGTTGTTTGGCTGGGGCGTGAAGGTATTCTTCCTGACCACGCTGCTGTTTGCCCTGATGGCGCTGGCAACCCGCCAGGGGCCGATGCGTCTGGAGACGCCGGACAATGTTTTCCCTGAGTTTTTACAGGCACTGAAGCCGCTGATTCCTTATGTATTTATCATCGGTATTACGCTGGCAATTTATGCCGTGGCTCTGAATGCCTATCTGGATGAGTTTTCTGCGCCGTTTATTCTGCCGGTACTGCTGCTGGTGATTCTGGTTTATGAACGTCTGGGGCAGGAAAAAGCTGCACTGAAGCGTGAAAACCTGAATATCGATTACGTTGAAAACCGTCTGGAGCAATCCTGGAGTGATCTGCGCCGCGGTAACGATTCCATCGAAAAAACCATCCGTGAAGCCACCACGGAAACCACCGGTCACATTGGTGCGTTACTGATGCTGATGGGCTTGTCGGTGAGCATCGGTGGTGTGGTCGAACGTGCCGAACTGATGAGCATGGTGCCCACAACCTTCGATTCGATCTGGCTGGCAATGGCACTGCTGGTCGCCATTCTGGTGGTGATCGGTATGGTTATGGACCCATACGGGGCGGTGATTCTGGTCAGTGCAACCATTGCCACCATCGCTTATGACAGCGGCATTGATCCGGTGCATTTCTGGATGGTGACACTCGTGGCCTTTGAGCTGGGTTATCTCAGTCCGCCGGTGGCGCTTAACCATCTGCTTACCCGGCAGGTGGTTGGCGAAGAAGAGGTTCGCCTGGCGAAAGAAGAAAGCGCCGGTATGAGCTTCTGGTATCGCCATGAGCGTATTCTTCTGCCACTGGTCACCATGGCCATTGCGCTGGCGATTGTAGCCTTTGTGCCACTGGCCATCGGTTACGACTGA